Proteins from a genomic interval of Zingiber officinale cultivar Zhangliang chromosome 2A, Zo_v1.1, whole genome shotgun sequence:
- the LOC122041618 gene encoding probable membrane-associated kinase regulator 4, whose protein sequence is MEMEEEDFIDMDFVSSSPEFEFHMTADDPPLPSPADELFYMGKLLPLHLPPRLQMLEQLLRDTSAAVATAYHSCNANGELNPKKSWTKKIKEATLGLKVDASRSYFRSLFHRSRPSNEKLEASKALRRHQNPTLSEDESRSKPSSFSSEFNGGKSTPRRSSSASSDAESLIQGAIAYCKKSSQWAVDSEARKTTSNDGFYLLSASRIAPECKQAELPHQIRSPPSCCCSRGKKTNFCDAYLLLKHESNAIKNFILAVSANK, encoded by the coding sequence ATGGAGATGGAGGAGGAAGACTTCATCGACATGGACTTCGTTTCCTCTTCGCCGGAGTTCGAGTTCCACATGACCGCCGATGATCCACCCCTGCCCTCCCCCGCAGACGAGCTCTTCTACATGGGTAAGCTCCTCCCCCTCCACCTCCCCCCTCGCCTCCAAATGCTCGAACAGCTCCTCCGCGACACCTCCGCCGCCGTCGCAACGGCCTACCATTCCTGCAACGCCAACGGCGAGCTCAACCCCAAGAAGTCCTGGACCAAGAAGATCAAGGAGGCCACTCTCGGCCTCAAAGTCGATGCCTCAAGATCTTACTTCAGATCCCTGTTCCACAGATCTCGGCCTTCCAATGAGAAATTGGAAGCCTCCAAAGCCCTGAGGCGCCATCAAAATCCGACCTTGTCGGAAGACGAGAGCAGGAGCAAGCCGTCGTCCTTCTCGAGCGAGTTCAACGGCGGGAAGTCAACGCCGAGACGGAGCAGCAGCGCGAGCTCCGACGCCGAGAGCTTGATCCAGGGAGCGATTGCCTACTGCAAGAAGAGTAGCCAATGGGCGGTTGACTCCGAGGCCAGGAAGACCACGAGCAACGACGGCTTCTACTTGCTCTCCGCTTCCAGAATTGCACCGGAGTGTAAGCAAGCGGAGCTTCCGCACCAGATTCGGTCGCCGCCGTCTTGCTGTTGTTCCCGTGGAAAAAAGACCAACTTTTGTGATGCGTATTTACTTCTCAAACACGAATCCAATGCGATCAAAAATTTCATTTTGGCTGTTTCTGCGAACAAGTGA